Proteins from a single region of Natrinema salifodinae:
- a CDS encoding sodium:solute symporter family protein: MRAVSLQLTIVVGYLLVALAVGLVAYRLTDRTAEDFYLASRTLGTVVLLFTTFATLLSAFTFFAGPNVAYAQGPEWVLVMGLMDGLIFAVLWYVIGYKQWLLGRRYGYVTLGEMLGDRFGSRWLRGLVAGISLLWLFPYVTLQQVGAGTALEALTEGTVSYAAGAGLITAFMILYVVVAGMRGIAWTDTLQGAFMLVTTWVALLWVLASVGGPGAATAALAESEETAGFLSLGGDYYTVQWMLSTAIVIGFGVAMFPQVNQRFFAAGSRTVLKRSFALWPILCVLLFVPSFMLGAWARGLGVEMPASGNILPAILAEYTPVWFAALVIAGAMAAMMSSSDSMLLSGSSYFTRDLCRPLLTSFGRTLSERREDLIARGVVVAFATAAFLASLRRPATLFELGDAAFSGFAQLALPVLLALYWRPTTRAGITAGILASQAFYVLSLFLTAVPGSYAGWSAGLVGMGLGLAVTVAVSLVTSPASAERRAIYFDGLGAD; encoded by the coding sequence ATGAGGGCCGTCTCGCTGCAACTGACCATCGTCGTCGGCTACCTCCTGGTCGCGCTCGCGGTCGGCCTGGTCGCCTATCGGCTGACCGACCGGACGGCCGAGGACTTCTACCTGGCGAGTCGGACGCTCGGGACGGTTGTCCTGCTGTTTACGACCTTCGCGACGCTATTGTCGGCGTTTACCTTCTTCGCCGGGCCGAACGTCGCCTACGCGCAGGGCCCCGAGTGGGTGCTGGTCATGGGACTGATGGACGGGCTCATCTTCGCCGTGCTCTGGTACGTGATCGGCTACAAGCAGTGGCTGCTCGGGCGGCGGTACGGCTACGTCACGCTCGGCGAGATGCTCGGCGACCGCTTCGGATCGCGGTGGCTCCGAGGGCTCGTCGCCGGAATCAGCCTGCTGTGGCTGTTTCCCTACGTCACGCTCCAGCAGGTCGGAGCCGGCACCGCCCTCGAAGCGCTCACCGAGGGGACGGTCTCCTACGCCGCCGGCGCCGGGCTGATCACGGCGTTTATGATCCTCTACGTCGTCGTCGCCGGGATGCGCGGGATCGCCTGGACCGACACGCTCCAGGGCGCGTTCATGCTCGTCACCACCTGGGTCGCGCTGCTGTGGGTGCTCGCGTCCGTAGGCGGCCCCGGCGCGGCGACGGCGGCGCTCGCCGAAAGCGAGGAGACCGCCGGGTTCCTCTCGCTGGGCGGCGACTACTACACGGTCCAGTGGATGCTCTCGACGGCGATCGTGATCGGCTTCGGCGTCGCGATGTTCCCGCAGGTCAACCAGCGCTTCTTCGCCGCGGGCTCGCGGACCGTGCTCAAGCGCTCGTTCGCCCTCTGGCCGATCCTCTGCGTCCTGCTGTTCGTCCCCTCGTTCATGCTCGGCGCCTGGGCCCGCGGCCTCGGCGTCGAGATGCCTGCAAGCGGCAACATCCTCCCCGCGATCCTCGCGGAGTACACGCCGGTGTGGTTCGCCGCGCTGGTCATCGCCGGCGCGATGGCCGCGATGATGTCCTCCTCGGACTCGATGCTGCTGTCCGGCTCGTCGTACTTCACGCGGGACCTGTGCCGGCCGCTCCTCACATCCTTCGGACGCACCCTTTCCGAGCGTCGCGAGGACCTGATCGCCCGCGGCGTCGTCGTGGCCTTCGCGACCGCCGCCTTTCTCGCCAGTCTGCGACGGCCCGCGACGCTGTTCGAACTCGGCGACGCGGCCTTCAGCGGTTTCGCGCAGCTCGCGCTGCCCGTGCTGCTCGCGCTCTACTGGCGACCCACCACGCGGGCCGGCATCACCGCCGGGATCCTCGCGAGCCAGGCCTTCTACGTGCTGAGTCTCTTCCTCACCGCGGTCCCCGGCTCCTACGCGGGCTGGTCGGCCGGCCTGGTCGGCATGGGACTCGGCCTGGCCGTCACCGTCGCCGTCTCCCTGGTGACGTCGCCGGCGAGCGCCGAGCGGCGCGCGATCTACTTCGACGGCCTCGGCGCGGACTGA
- a CDS encoding DUF3311 domain-containing protein, with protein sequence MRRNELVVWIAVAVVLTGLAIPWFLWGSATVVAGLPVWLWWHVAWLCLASVVFWCFAQRAWGLGIETRNGDPSDSSPERPDPARGSDTGPGGEFR encoded by the coding sequence ATGCGACGGAACGAACTGGTGGTGTGGATCGCGGTCGCAGTCGTCCTTACGGGACTCGCGATTCCGTGGTTCCTCTGGGGCTCGGCGACTGTCGTCGCCGGCCTGCCGGTGTGGCTCTGGTGGCACGTCGCCTGGCTGTGTCTCGCGTCGGTCGTCTTCTGGTGCTTCGCGCAGCGGGCGTGGGGGCTCGGCATCGAGACGAGGAACGGGGACCCGAGCGACTCGTCGCCGGAGCGGCCCGACCCCGCTCGCGGGTCCGACACCGGACCCGGGGGTGAGTTCCGATGA